The following DNA comes from Hypomesus transpacificus isolate Combined female chromosome 5, fHypTra1, whole genome shotgun sequence.
gagcGGAGCCTCTCGTCCTCCTGCTAACAGATCCAGGACATCAGCGTGGAGACCGGGGACAACAAGGAGAAGAAGTCTGCCAAAGAAGCCCTGCTCCTCTGGTGCCAGATGAAGactgcagggtgaggagggagggaggggtggggagaggagggagggagggagggagggaggggggaggggggggggggaaggggagggggggaggggaggggaaaggtgggaggtggggagggagggcagcgtcGGAGAGACATTTCCCAAAGTCCGCGTGAGAGATCATTGGCCATGTGACAGAACTCTTCCTGCGTGTAGTTGATGATTAATCCCCGTTGACCTTCTCCCTGCAGGTACCCCAACGTGAACGTCCACAACTTCACCACCAGCTGGAGAGACGGCCTGGCGTTCAACGCCATCGTGCACAAACACAGGTCAACCACCTGCCAGCACATGACCCTGTGCACCACACTGTCATCAACAGGAAGTCAGCCGTTAACTGTAGGCCGCTGGGTGCCCGCCGTGTTCTCTATAAAGAGCTATATTTAGATGATTAACTGTTCCATTATCTGAGGATAAGTGCCTCGCCCTCTGGTCCTATCAGGACCTCTTGTCTAATGTGGTCCACCTGCCATGACACCTTGTCTCTGGGGGGGTCTGAACCTCCTGTTTGTCTATGTGGGTCTCCtcaaccctcctctcctacaAACTTTCAGCAGTTTGGATACGTGGATGAAAAATACCAACTCACTGGAGTAAGTTGACCTAGATAACGGAAATAAAACCCACTGGATGTTCACGCGAGAGCGTGCCCAGTAGCTCACTGGTGCCCCCTGCTGGTAGTGTGCCGGCGGGGTTAACGGGTTGATTGTCAGTGGCTTCCCCTCGATTGTTGAACACGGACAGGTTGAACCGAAATGAATGCCTGCAGCGTTGCTGCCTGTTTGTAGGTTTGTGGTTTTCCAGAGTGTAGAAGTCATTTTTAATGAGGAGTGATTCAATCTTCAGGGCTACAAGATGGCACTATCATCTCTACATGATCTTATCTCATTAAACAGAGGACAGAGACCACAGATAAGACAGACTTGGAAcgaattgaaaaaaaaagattcattAGACCATAAGTCTTCTTCTTTGTTGACTTGTCAGACTGAATTCAGTGGTTTCGATGACAGTCCTCCCAGCCATGAGATGAGTGTTGTCATGAACAagctccctgccccccctttcCAGATCGGACCTCATTGAGTTCGACAACCTGAAGCGGTCCAACGCCCACTACAACCTCCAGAACGCCTTCAACGTGGCGGAGAAAGAGCTAGGCGTCACCAAGCTGCTGGACCCAGAAGGTGAGGGGGATCCCTGGGAGAGACACCTGGGAACGTGGGAGTTACCCCCCACCAGGAAGAGCCTCTGTCCTGGGATAGCTGGTTggactgggggagggaggaggggaggggtggatggatggattacCAGAATGAATGACAGCTTAAGAGCGAATAGGAGATGGGAGGCCAGACTGGGCACAGTGGCTTAGGGATGCCTTCTGACATCACTGGTCTGGAAGTCCATATATGGGGACGGTTTGGCTTCCCTTCTGAGCCCTGAGCTTGATTTGAAGACGAGGCCCACGTGTTCTTAAAGGAAATgggatgtggatgtgtgtgtgtgtgtgtgtgcatgctaagTAGATGAGAGGGATAATGGGGCTCCAGTGAAGCAGGCTGACAGTGCCGTCTTTGTCCAGATGTGAATGTGGACCAGCCAGATGAGAAGTCCATCATCACCTACGTGGCCACCTACTACCACTACTTCTCCAAGATGAAGGCCCTGGCTGTGGAGGGCAAGAGGATCGGCAAGGtgggctactgtgtgtgtgttagtgtgtgtgtgtgtgtgggggggtgcatacagactgtgtgtgcttccgtgcgtttgtgtgctaacagatggtgtgtgtgtgtgtgaccctcacCCCTCCTGCCTGTCTCGCTAGGTGCTGGACTACGCCATCGAGGCAGACCAGCTGATCGACAAGTACGAGACCCTGGCGTCGGAGCTGCTGCAGTGGATCGAGCAGACCATCCTGACCCTCAACGACCGGCAGCTGGCCAACTCCCTGAGCACCGTGCAGAACCAGCTGCAGGCCTTCAACACCTACCGCACCGTGGAGAAGCCCCCCAAGTAAgagaggggtctggggggggggggggttagcggAGGGAAGCGTTGACACATTCCAGAACACGAGGCCAACGTTTGAGAGGTTTTcaaaagtgtgcgtgtgtgcgcgtgtttccTCAGATTCACAGAGAAGGGGAACCTGGAGGTGCTGCTCTTCACCATCCAGAGCAAGATGAGAGCCAACAACCAGAAGGTGTACATGCCCAGAGAGGGCAAGCTCATCACTGACATCAACAAGGTAGGATCCTGCCCCCCAGGACCCTATAGCTCCGGGTGGGGCTCCTCCTCACAGACCCTCCTCCCAGCACAggaacctgctctctctctgctctgaccATCTGTGTTCTGATTGGCCGGCCAGGCCTGGGAGCGCCTGGAGAAGGCGGAGCACGAGCGCGAGCTGGCACTGAGGAACGAGCTGATTCgccaggagaagctggagatgcTCGCCGCCCGCTTCGACCGCAAGGCCGCCATGAGGGAGACCTGGCTGAGCGAGAACCAGAGACTCGTCTCCCAGGTAACCCACGACAcacctggggagggggcaggagggagggggcgtcCGTCCCCGTGGCGATTACAGTTGGGATGATCAGTGACTGGGATGGCGGCGTGTTGATTTAGATTTATGTACACGCAGCTGCCCTGAAGATGAACTGTTCTAATGATCTCTCCAGTGCAGGTGGGAGGGATGTACCTGAATGGGGCTGATCTCCCCACTGGGGCTGTTAATAACCTGTGTTTATGCTCTCTTCCTCAAACACAACGTGTAACGTTGCTGAAAAACCTTTTGGGATTTGTTGTGAAGGAGGGAAGCAGCGATGGTCTCAAACAGACCAGCCCGTTCCGGCGctaacctttgaccccccccctcccccccgcaggACAACTTTGGCGTGGACCTGGGGGCGGTGGAAGCGGCCACCCGCAAACACGAGGCCATCGAGACGGACATCGGGGCGTACGGTGAGCGCGTGGCCACCGTGGAGTCGGTGGCCCGCGAGCTGGAAGCGGAGGGATACCACGACGTGAGGCGCGTGCTGGCGCGGAGGGATAACGTGCTGCGGCTGTGGGAGTACCTGAAGGAGCTGCTGGCGGCGCGGCGGGAGAGGCTGCACGCCCACAGGGACCTGCAGAGGCTGCTGCAGGAGATGCGCTACATCATGGACTGGATGGGAGACATGAAGGTAGACGAGGGGAGACGGATGCCTTACAGAGGGTTAAAACCCAGTCAGGTTGACGTTGTAGAGTCCTGTTTGACAGGGTGGATGACAGAGGGCTTTACGGATGGCCACAGATCAGCTCCTAgaaccaacctaaacccctcaaaaaagaaaaggaaaaaagaaatgcATTCGGAGAAACTAAAGTGGAGGAAACGTTTTACTGCTACCCCAGAGACTCACTAGTCCCTCTAGTCTTAGTCGTTGTGCTGCCAGAACATAAACCTCTAATCTCATAAATGGAATGAGGTGCTGATGCACACACAACATGCCCAACCCTGTCCAACCCAATCATGTCTAGAAGTCCACTGAAACCCACAGAAGCCTGCTCTTCCCTgggaccccctcccccaccccctgtcctgtcctgacctgccctgccctgtctgtgtTGGGGTTTACCAGGATGTGCTGAGCTAGGCACACCAGTAGGCTGAGCCCTCAGAAAACCCCTCTCCCCACCGCGAGCACATCAACAGCAAACAGATCGATAAGCCCTCCATGAACCCACTTTTGTCTCAAGTTAATAAGTCTCATTTATCATCAGTCTCTCCGAAGGCTAGACCCCGTTATTGACCCTGCTGGCTTCATCTAGAACTTCCAGTAGCAGCGGGGATATGGGTTTATTTTCGGCCCTGCCATTTACCCTCTAATTAGACACAGTAAAATGTATCAAATCTAAACATTGTACAAAGCAGGAACGTAATGCGAGTCTCCTAGTCCGTCCAGATTGTCGCGGCCCATCGGCATCTCACCTCCCAGCCATCGCAGTCTCCAGAGTCACTGCATGTCACCGGCCCTGCCAGGGCCTGCTGCCCCGAGCCAGACGGGCGTGCAGAGAGGGGGGGCCAGGTCCTGGGTGTTTATGTGATGTGTGATCCCTGCGGTGTGCTGTGTCCCCAGGGCCGCCTGCAGTCGCAGGACAGCGGGAGGCACCTGCACGACGTGGAGGACCTGCTGCAGACGCACACCCTGGTGGAGGCCGACATCTCGGCCCAGGCAGAGAGGGTCCGCGCCGTGCAGGGAGCCGCCCAGCGCTTCACCTCCGACGAGCAGGGTGAGGCGTCacgcgcacgcgcacacgcTAGCAATTGAAAATAATTTGATGTGAATTGATTCATGCGTTGTATCGCAAGCAACTGTGCTACTTTTGGgtttttcttctgtctctgcTTTAGTTATTCAGTGAGGAATCATTTGGGTTtgatccctttctctccccctttttttctctctccctctctctctctctgtctctctctctgtctctctctctgtctctctctctctgtctctctctctgtctctctctctctgtctctctctctgtctctctctctgtctctctctctctctctctctctgtctctctctctgtctctctctctgtctctctctctctgtctctctctctgtctctctctctgtctctccctctctctctctgtctctctctctgtctctctctctgtctctctctctctgtctctccctctctgtctctctgtctctctctcagtgtacaaGCCGTGTGAGCCAGCGCTGGTGGATGAGAAGGTGACCCTGCTGGGCCGGGCCTACGACGACCTGGGCCAGCTGGCGGGCGAGCGGCGGGGGCCGCCTGGAGGACTCCCGGCGCCTGTGGCAGTTCCTGTGGGAGCTGGGCGAGGAGGCGGCCTGGATCCGCGAGCAGGAGCAGATTCTGGCGGCGGGCGACTGCGGCCGCGACCTCACCTCCGCCCTGCACCTGCTTAGCAAGCACGAGGCCTTCAGGGACGAGATGGCGGCGCGCTACGGCCCGCTGAGCAACAGCATCGCCTCCGGGGAGgccctggtggaggaggggcacgTCGGGGCGGCCCAGGTCACCGAGAGGATCCGGGACGTGCGAGCACAGTGGGcacacctggaggaggtgagCGAGCCTGGGAGGACCCAGACCCGTGTCAGGAGAGAGTGCATCCTGTAATATCCTGTTTCCACGTCACCAGCAGGGCGTAAACAgtgtcccccgtccccccctgtccccagACCTCCCAGCTGAGGGAGCAGAGCCTGAAGGAGGCGTCGGCCATGCACCAGTTCCAGACGGACGCCAACGACATGGAGGCGTGGATCATGGAGACGCTGAGGCAGGTGTCCAGCCAGGAGGTGGGCCACGACGAGTTCTCCACCCAGACGCTGGCCCGCaagcagagggaggtggaggaggaggtccaGAGCCACCGGCCCCTCATCGACTCCCTGCACGAGCAGGCCCAGAGCCTGCCCCAGGCCTACACGCACTCCCCTCAGGTcaggcctctccctgcctcccccagctcccttcatctgaccccccctccctccccccccccacctttcgGCTCTGCCCTGCTCCGTGCCCTAACCCGGTCGTCCCGGCCGTCCGCAGGTGGAGGGGCGCCTGCCCGCCATAGAGCAGCGCTACGAGGAGCTAGCGTCGCTGTCGGCGTCGCGGCGGCAGGCCCTGGAGGGGGCGCTGGCCCTCTACCGCATGTACAGCGAGGCGGGGGGCCTGCCAGCTGTgggtgggggagaaggagcAGTGGCTGGACAGCATGGAGATCCCCACCAagctggaggacctggaggTGGTGCagcagaggtgaggggggagggagggaggggggagggagggagggagcgggggaggggggagggagggagggggggaagggaggggggagggagggggggagggagggagggagggaggggggggaagggagggggggaagggaggggggagggagggagggggagggaggggggggagggaggggggagggagggggggaagggagggggggaagggaggggggagggagggagggaggggagggggagggaggggggaggggagggagggacatgaGTGATATTGTTACTTAACATATGGTGTCGTTATTGGTGCCGTCTTGATATTTGACACTTTCCTGCGCCGTGTATGTACGTGTTATCATCGGAGCACACCGCGgttctgtcctgtgtgtgtgtgtgtaatgagagTGAACATTAGCTGTTGCTGCGCGTGCAGGTTTGAGACGCTGGAGCCCGAGATGAACAACCTGGGGCACTCGCATCACGGACGTCAACCAGGTGGTGGAGCAGCTGCTGGGCTCTGACAACCGCAGCAAGGAGCAGATTcaccagacccaggaccagctCAACGACAGGTGAGAGGCAGCACCACCGTGTCAATACGCTGGAACGATGCGTTGACTAAAGACTGTGTGAGGTGGACAGCGAGGGAGATAAGGGTTTTGACGTCCTGTCGTTCCCCAGATGGAAGGAGTTCCAGCGGCTGGCGGAGCAGAAGAAGCAGGACCTGGAGTCTGCCCTGAACATCCAGAACTACCACCTGGAGTGCAACGAGATCCAGACCTGGATGAGGGAGAAGACCAAGGTGATCGAGTCCACCCAGAGCCTGGGGCAACGACCTGGCTGGGGGTCATGGCCCTGCAGCGCAAGCTGACCGGCATGGAGAGAGACCTGGAGGCCATTCAGgtacagcagggggggggggggggggtgaggaggggcaaGAGTCATATTCTAggccagaggtcttcaaccctggtcctcagggaccccctgtcctgtacgttttagatgttttcctgctccaacacacctgaccgCGTGCTTTCCCGAGCGTGAACAAAAATTCattgtttatttttaatttatttacatttagtcatttagcagacgctcttatccagagcgacttacagtaagtacagggacattctccccgaggcaagtagggtgaattgtcttgcccaaggacacgtcatttgtcacggccgggaatcgaaccaacaacattctgattaatagcccgactccctaaccgctcagccatctgaccccctttaTTTGActctgtttccctccctgtgtgtgtgtgcagggtaagCTGGACGACCTGAGGCAGGAGGCAGAGAAGCTGGCCCGGGAACACCCCGAGCAGGCGGACGAGATCCACGCCCGCCTGGGCGGCATCCAGGAGGTGTGGGAGGAGCTCAACGCCACCATGAAGCGGCGGGAGGAGTCCCTGGGCGAGGCCAGCAAGCTGCAGGGCTTCCTGCGCGACCTGGACGACTTCCAGTCGTGGCTGTCGCGCACGCAGACGGCCGTGGCGTCCGAGGACATCCCCACGTCGCTGGCCGAGGCCGAGGGCCTGCTCGCCCAGCACGAGAGCATCAAGAACGAGGTGGACAACTACAAGGAGGACTACGAGAAGATGCGGgcgctgggggaggaggtgacccAGGGCCAGACGGACGCCCAGTACATGTTCCTGGCTCAGAGGCTGCAGGCGCTGGACACGGGCTGGCACGAGCTGCGCCGCATGTGGGAGAACCGCCACAGCCTCCTGGCCCAGGCCTTCGACTTCCAGACGTTCCTGCGCGACGTGAAGCAGGCGGAGAGCTTCCTCAACAGCCAGGTGGGGTGGAGGCGGAGAAGGGCGGAGGGGAAGCGGGGGCTTTCTCTGGGGGTGAGGTCGCGTGTGGAACTGTTGCCTGTGGGAACATAACGTGCTTATAACCTTGGTTATCGCTCTCTCGTTTCCTCTCTGTCGCCTTCCCTCCCTGTAGGAGTATGTGCTGTCCCACACCGAGATGCCctccagcctgcagggggcagaaGAGGCCATCAAGAAGCACGAGGACTTCCTGACCACCATGGAGGCCAGCGAGGAGAAGATCACCGGCGTGGTGGAGGCTGGCCGCCGCCTCGTCGGCGACCTCAACACCAACTCTGACAAGATCGAGGAGAAGGCCGACTCCAtccaggagaggtgagggagagagggagggggagagggggggagggagggatcaaACCCTTATACATTTCCTCATTGAGTAGTGTCTCATTCTGTGTCCGCTCTGTTTCGTCATCAGACATCAGAAGAACAAGGAGGCAGCTAACGAGCTCCTGGCGAAACTGAAGGACAACCGTGAACTTCAGGACTTCCTCCAAGACGGACAGGAGGTAAACACAGGCATCACTACAGCCTGCAGCTCTGACCGTCCATACCCCTTTGTCATTCCCACAGTAGTTAGTTGTCCCCTGGTATGGGTTTGACCCCTTTGTGCTctccacagctctctctctggatcaACGAGAAGATGCTGACCGCCCAGGACATGTCGTACGACGAGGCGAGGAACCTCCACAGCAAGTGGCAGAAGCACCAGGCCTTCATGGCTGAGCTGGCTTCCAACAAGGACTGGCTGGACAAAATGGACAAGGTAAAGGCCATGGTTGGGTCTGTGTGACATCACTGCCTGTGGTAGTCTGGCATtgtgtccatctgtctgctCTCGTGCTCAACTCTCCTCTTATGCTCTTTCCTCCACACCCCTTTTCCTCACCCCCTTCAactctcctacccctccacctcccctcatcTGCACCCaaccctcctcctgcccaccccgcctcctccccacccctcctcctcctcctctccccccgtcAGGAGAGCCAGGCCCTGGTGAAGGAGAAGCCCGAGCTGCAGCCGGTGGTGCAGCAGACGGTGGACGGCCTGCAGGCGCagtgggaggagctggagagcacCACGCGCACCAAGGCGCAGTGCCTGTTTGACGCCAACAGGGCGGAGCTGTTCACCCAGAGCTGCTCGGCCCTGGACGGCTGGCTGAAGAACCTGGAGGGCCAGCTGCAGAGCGACGACTTCGGCAAGGACCTGACCAGCGTCAACATCCTGCTCAAGAAGCACCAGGTGAAGTGAAGGACAGCTTTAGTTTTGGAGCGGCAAAAATAACATACTCTATCAATAAGACTtctacatgtagtcatttagcagacgctcttatccagagcgacttactccCAGggacaggaacattccccccgaggcaagtagggtgaagtaccttgcccaaggacacaacgtcaattggcaaggccgggaatcaaaccggcaaccttctaattgatagcccgattccctaacctctcagccatctgacccccttctACATGATTAGTAGTGTATGAGGGGGGGGTCCACTGTTGTCTGACGAAGCCTCCTGGCTGTTCCCTCTGCAGATGCTGGAGCACCAGATGGAGGTGCGTGAGAAGGAGGTGCAGTCCCTGCAGTCCCAGGCCCTGGCCCTGTCCCAGGAGGACGCGGGGCTGGCCGAGGTGGACGGCCAGCAGAGGCGCGTCACCGACAGCTTCGGCCAGCTGCAGGAGCCCCTCaagcagaggcagcagaggctgCTGGCCTCTAAAGAGGCCCACCAGTTCAACCGAGACCTGGAGGACGAGATCGTGAGTCGGGCGGGGTTGTGTTtatagcgggggggggggggggggggggggggatgcggATAGCTCAGTGACCGCAGATCAAGAGTTTGGAGGTTCAACGGATAAAaggctaaatgactacattgaTAGTACATTTATACTAAATTATGCAGCAGATTCTTCAGTTGTAGTTTCATTAAGGTTGTATGTGTATAACTCATTGCGTGTGTCTGGTCGTCATCAGCtgtgggtgaaggagaggatgccATTGGCCAACTCCACCGACCACGGCAAGGACCTCCCCAGTGT
Coding sequences within:
- the LOC124467786 gene encoding LOW QUALITY PROTEIN: spectrin family protein (The sequence of the model RefSeq protein was modified relative to this genomic sequence to represent the inferred CDS: deleted 5 bases in 4 codons), yielding MEFDLRDREPCLSPAAFVNQVQYSNILEGRFKQLQDEREAVQKKTFTKWVNSHLGRVTCRIGDLYTDLRDGRMLIRLLEVLSGEQLPKPTKGRMRIHCLENVDKALQFLKEQKVHLENMGSHDIVDGNHRLTLGLIWTIILRFQIQDISVETGDNKEKKSAKEALLLWCQMKTAGYPNVNVHNFTTSWRDGLAFNAIVHKHRSDLIEFDNLKRSNAHYNLQNAFNVAEKELGVTKLLDPEDVNVDQPDEKSIITYVATYYHYFSKMKALAVEGKRIGKVLDYAIEADQLIDKYETLASELLQWIEQTILTLNDRQLANSLSTVQNQLQAFNTYRTVEKPPKFTEKGNLEVLLFTIQSKMRANNQKVYMPREGKLITDINKAWERLEKAEHERELALRNELIRQEKLEMLAARFDRKAAMRETWLSENQRLVSQDNFGVDLGAVEAATRKHEAIETDIGAYGERVATVESVARELEAEGYHDVRRVLARRDNVLRLWEYLKELLAARRERLHAHRDLQRLLQEMRYIMDWMGDMKGRLQSQDSGRHLHDVEDLLQTHTLVEADISAQAERVRAVQGAAQRFTSDEQVYKPCEPALVDEKVTLLGRAYDDLGQLAGERRGRLEDSRRLWQFLWELGEEAAWIREQEQILAAGDCGRDLTSALHLLSKHEAFRDEMAARYGPLSNSIASGEALVEEGHVGAAQVTERIRDVRAQWAHLEETSQLREQSLKEASAMHQFQTDANDMEAWIMETLRQVSSQEVGHDEFSTQTLARKQREVEEEVQSHRPLIDSLHEQAQSLPQAYTHSPQVEGRLPAIEQRYEELASLSASRRQALEGALALYRMYSEAGACQLWVGEKEQWLDSMEIPTKLEDLEVVQQRFETLEPEMNNLGTRITDVNQVVEQLLGSDNRSKEQIHQTQDQLNDRWKEFQRLAEQKKQDLESALNIQNYHLECNEIQTWMREKTKVIESTQSLGQTWLGVMALQRKLTGMERDLEAIQGKLDDLRQEAEKLAREHPEQADEIHARLGGIQEVWEELNATMKRREESLGEASKLQGFLRDLDDFQSWLSRTQTAVASEDIPTSLAEAEGLLAQHESIKNEVDNYKEDYEKMRALGEEVTQGQTDAQYMFLAQRLQALDTGWHELRRMWENRHSLLAQAFDFQTFLRDVKQAESFLNSQEYVLSHTEMPSSLQGAEEAIKKHEDFLTTMEASEEKITGVVEAGRRLVGDLNTNSDKIEEKADSIQERHQKNKEAANELLAKLKDNRELQDFLQDGQELSLWINEKMLTAQDMSYDEARNLHSKWQKHQAFMAELASNKDWLDKMDKESQALVKEKPELQPVVQQTVDGLQAQWEELESTTRTKAQCLFDANRAELFTQSCSALDGWLKNLEGQLQSDDFGKDLTSVNILLKKHQMLEHQMEVREKEVQSLQSQALALSQEDAGLAEVDGQQRRVTDSFGQLQEPLKQRQQRLLASKEAHQFNRDLEDEILWVKERMPLANSTDHGKDLPSVQLLIKKNQTLQKEIQGHQPRIDDIQAHRRSMSPGQEEVDGERQEALEGRLAELRDLWAQLIAETDERHVRLVEANRAQQFYTDAAEAEAWMGEQELHMMSEEKAKDEQSAMVMVKKHQILEQALEDYAQTIHQLANSSRLMVTSEHPESERLTLRQAQVDKLYAGLKDLAEERRGRLQERLRLTQLKREVDDLEQWIAEREVVAGSHELGQDYEHVTMLRDKFREFARDTSNIGQERVDGVNGQADDLIESGHPENATVAEWKDGLNEAWADLLELIDTRTQMLAASYELHRFHQDGREALGRVREKREALPSELGRDLNTVQHLHRQHTAYEHDIQALSGQVNQVQDDAARLQKAYAGEKAEEIHRSERSVTEAWEGLLGAGQARRLLLLDTVEKFRFSNMVRDLMLWMDGVNLQIDAHDSPRDVSSAGLVIANHQDIKSEIETRADNFTACYEMGNTLNNNNHYAADEIREKLDQLQGRRAETNKKWQDKMDHLQIVLEVLQFGRDASVAESWLAGQEPLVRAGELGANVDEVESLIKRHEAFEKLAHGWEERFILLEKLTTLEEQERQRRIEEEERARRPPTPPPTEVAPSEAESQAHESAARTSLDQTTLNQSVSVNGVHSDQDTSQGSETDSVNGPGRDSGLASSRLDPSATLPSRGGAESGPDAMEGMLCRKQEMESHSKKAATRSWQNVYCVLRKGSLGFYKDNKSASNGIPYHGEVPISLGEAVCEVANDYKKRKYVFKLRLGDGKEYLFQAKDEGEMSSWIRSIQAIIPPVGSGDHSPVGPRALSRAMTMPPISPSSAEAGGVTMRNKDGKDKDREKRFSFFGKKK